AGGAGCGGCCGAGGGGCGGCGACACCCCGGTCATCGACGTCGACCGGGGCGGGAAGATCACCTGGCACGGGCCGGGCCAGCTGGTGGGTTACCCGATCGTGGGGCTGGCCGAGCCGCTGGACGTCGTGCAGTACGTCCGCAGGCTGGAGCAGGCCCTGATCCACGTGTGCGACCAGCTCGGCGTGCGCACGGGACGGGTGGAGGGCCGCAGCGGCGTGTGGATCGCGGCCGACGACAAGGGCGGCGAGCGCAAGGTCGCGGCGATCGGCATCCGGGTGCAGCGCGGCGTCACGATGCACGGGTTCGAGATCAACTGCAACGCCGACCTGGCCGCGTTCGGCGACATCATCCCGTGCGGGATCAGGGACGCCGGGGTGGCGTCGCTGTCGCACGAGCTGGGT
This genomic window from Saccharothrix sp. HUAS TT1 contains:
- the lipB gene encoding lipoyl(octanoyl) transferase LipB, with product MSSLDLSCRTSTEPIEVRELGTIDYLAAWDLQRELAESRADGAVGDTMLLLEHPPVYTCGRRTEPEERPRGGDTPVIDVDRGGKITWHGPGQLVGYPIVGLAEPLDVVQYVRRLEQALIHVCDQLGVRTGRVEGRSGVWIAADDKGGERKVAAIGIRVQRGVTMHGFEINCNADLAAFGDIIPCGIRDAGVASLSHELGRDVTVAEVLPLARDAVVDALNGDLPLTDRTLVREQPVAAGVTFAVRTG